The genome window GGGGTCCCAGCTCCTctgtccccgagccccccggggctggcagcgccGAGGCAGCGGCTGGTGTTACAGGCATGGGTGCGGGGAGGGGCACAGCACGGCCCGGAGCTGCCCCGGGGGAGGGCGAgggcggggggctgcagcgctccccccccagccccacggcgcGGGGCCGGCCTCAGCACCGAGACCCGGGCACGGCCGCGGCGCCCGGGGGGCCCAGCCCGAGCGAGCGGCCCAGGAGCCGCCGGGGTTCCGCGTCCAGTCCTGGGCCGGGTCGAGATCCGAGCGGGGGCGAGGGCctggggggccggggcaggagCCCCCCGCGGGGGGGTCACATCACCGCACAGCACGAGTTCTGCTTCCGCGCCTGGCGACAGGGGACGAAACGCGGCCTGAGGGCGCGGAGCTCCGGCCCGGACCCAGGCCCGCGGGGGCCGAGGGCACGGCCCCGGGATGGGGGCTGGAGGCCGCGCTCCGGCACCCGGGCGCCCCAGgtgggagcggggccgggcccgggaAGGGGCCGAGGAGCTCCACGGCCGGGTTTGGGCAGCCGAgctccctgcccggccccgcagcccgcaccgcgggggctgctgctgcccctcgcGCGGCCCCACAGCCGCCCGCGGCCCCTCGGGGACCCTCCCCGGGTGCAGGAGGGGCGGGCGCCGCACTCACGGTTTTGTAGAAGGCCTTGGACTGCGCCCCCAGCACCTCGGACTTGGACACCAGGTCGTCCAGCTTCTCCCCGCGCTCCAGCAGCGACTCCATGGTGTTGTGCTGCCGGAAGAAGCGGGCGCCGGGCGCGCCGTCAACACTCGGGGCCCCGCCAGCGCGCCCCGAAACCGGGCGAGGGCACCCGGGGGGAgggagcggccccggccccgctcaccaGGATGATTTTGGTCTCGTCCAGCTCCGCCTGCACTCTGGTCATCGGGTCGGCGTCGCGGGGGTTCTGGCGGGGAAACGAGGGCGGCGTGAggccagcagcccccggggggggggacgggcgggggcggggggcccGTACCTGGTACTTGCTGAGGTACCCGTCCAGCGCCGCGTAGCTGATGGTGCCGGGGGACCCCGAGGGCCACTCCGCCCGGCTCACCTGCCTGCAGAACTCGTCCAGCACCTGCGGGCCAGGGAGCGCCCGGCGTCGCTGCCCACGCTCCTCCCGTGGCCCCGGCGGCGAGCGCGGGGAGCGAGGCCGAGCCCTGCCCCCGCTGCCGGGCCGAGCGGAGCCGCAGCACGGCCGGACCCTGCCCCGACCCCCCCCCGGCGCAGGCGCAGGGATTATTTCTCCCTCACCTTGTCCAGCAAGGTGAAGCAGACGCGCTGCGGGTACTCGTTATCGGCGATCACCACGCCGGCCAGCCCGTCGCTCCGCACGTACACGTGGCACAGGTACTCTGCGCGGGGACACGGCGTCGGGGGGGCGGCtccggagccccccccccccccccccccccccccccccaccccccggccgggggggggggcggggggggggggggggcgggcggcccgccccccccccccccccccagcgcccaCCGCCCGCCCCCGGTCGCGCTGGGGCGGCGGGAAGGGCTCGGGGAAGGAGGCGAGCCCCAGGCGCGGCCCCGTGGGcaccccccctgccccccaaaGCCCCCGGTGTTCGCCCCGGGAAGGGGGCGCGAGGGGGGCTTGGCGCTCACCTT of Oxyura jamaicensis isolate SHBP4307 breed ruddy duck chromosome 22 unlocalized genomic scaffold, BPBGC_Ojam_1.0 oxy22_random_OJ70864, whole genome shotgun sequence contains these proteins:
- the YKT6 gene encoding synaptobrevin homolog YKT6; translation: MRLYSLSVLYKGEPRVQLLKAAYDVSTFSFFQRSSVQEFMTFTSQLIVERSQPGSRASVKEQEYLCHVYVRSDGLAGVVIADNEYPQRVCFTLLDKVLDEFCRQVSRAEWPSGSPGTISYAALDGYLSKYQNPRDADPMTRVQAELDETKIILHNTMESLLERGEKLDDLVSKSEVLGAQSKAFYKTARKQNSCCAVM